A segment of the Bacillus pseudomycoides genome:
TTTTGTAAGTTCCGGATCAAGTTCTGTTAAAGCTCCTGCAGCGCCCATCATATTATTAATTAAATTTGTAACTGGTTCACGAGTGACTTGACCTAGAACGATTTTTGCAATTGGTTCTTTCGCTTTCAGCATAGAATTTGCAGCTTCTAGCATCCCAATGTCATTCAATTCACCTACTATATTAAACATTTGATTTAAAGCTTCTTCATTATTAGTTAGAAGTTCTTTTAAATCTTCAAGTTTTTGTTGTTTTAGTTCTGCCTCAGTTAGCTCCTGCTTCTGGATCACTTTAATAGGTGCTGCCATATTCTTTTCTCCTCCCTAGTTATCCATTAAATGTACGTATCCTGGACGAGCCCACTTGCGATTTACCTCAATGCCGTTTTGAGGATGACGCTTTTTATTACGCGGATTCGTTTTTGGCATCGGATTTTCACCTTCTA
Coding sequences within it:
- a CDS encoding DUF1641 domain-containing protein; the encoded protein is MAAPIKVIQKQELTEAELKQQKLEDLKELLTNNEEALNQMFNIVGELNDIGMLEAANSMLKAKEPIAKIVLGQVTREPVTNLINNMMGAAGALTELDPELTKKLLCSVLAGMDEGNQHLQSNKKVGILDLMKVLKDPDINRAIGFGLHFLKGMGKGLKDE